In a single window of the Anaerobaca lacustris genome:
- a CDS encoding CBS domain-containing protein, protein MGTSTDHFGAAGTPHAILPCRLPSDGKRLKVSDIMGREIITANADDSVFAAAKRMSENNISCVVVTDEEMVIGILTDKDILKGIAADDTDFHRLRISQRMSSPVEVIPPDDLVVVAGQLMETRGIKRLPVVDAGALVGIVTQTDIMRGLISISPLGAVSEVMSAKVATIETGATIAEAARIMAANGISCLVAMHRQELAGILTEKDLLKRIVALHKDPTTTQVVEIMSFPVVAIPPDYSVLSAGRKMDTMRLHRLVVMDRTRKVCGVITQTDIMRAVRREMERLQKAHPLLDVELRTVLECLTDDTEKLRGLLGAMGDVARETEPTDQALPDSPSLPETHPPT, encoded by the coding sequence ATGGGGACTTCGACGGACCATTTCGGCGCGGCGGGCACACCGCATGCCATCCTTCCATGCCGGCTTCCGAGCGACGGCAAGCGGCTGAAGGTCAGCGACATCATGGGCAGAGAGATCATCACGGCCAACGCCGATGACAGCGTCTTCGCCGCCGCCAAACGAATGTCCGAGAACAACATCTCCTGCGTCGTCGTCACCGACGAGGAGATGGTGATCGGCATCCTCACGGACAAAGACATCCTCAAGGGAATCGCCGCGGACGACACCGATTTTCACCGGCTGCGCATCAGCCAGAGAATGTCCAGTCCCGTGGAAGTGATCCCGCCGGACGATTTGGTGGTGGTCGCCGGTCAGCTCATGGAGACCAGAGGGATCAAGCGCCTGCCGGTGGTCGATGCCGGGGCCTTGGTCGGCATCGTCACCCAGACCGATATCATGCGAGGACTCATCTCGATCAGCCCACTGGGGGCGGTTTCCGAGGTCATGAGCGCCAAGGTCGCCACCATCGAGACCGGAGCCACCATCGCCGAGGCGGCACGGATCATGGCGGCCAACGGCATTTCCTGCCTGGTCGCGATGCACCGCCAGGAGCTGGCCGGCATCCTGACGGAGAAGGACCTGCTCAAGCGCATCGTGGCCCTGCACAAAGACCCGACGACGACCCAGGTCGTGGAGATCATGTCCTTTCCCGTGGTCGCCATCCCGCCGGACTACTCGGTTCTGAGCGCCGGCAGGAAGATGGACACCATGCGGCTTCACCGCCTGGTTGTCATGGACCGCACCCGAAAGGTCTGCGGCGTCATCACGCAGACAGACATCATGCGAGCCGTTCGTCGCGAGATGGAGCGTCTGCAGAAGGCCCACCCGCTCCTCGACGTCGAGCTGCGTACGGTCCTGGAATGCCTCACAGACGACACCGAGAAACTGCGTGGCCTGCTCGGCGCAATGGGCGATGTTGCCCGCGAAACGGAACCGACCGATCAAGCCTTGCCGGACAGTCCCTCGCTGCCGGAGACTCACCCGCCGACGTAG